A part of Acidimicrobiales bacterium genomic DNA contains:
- a CDS encoding DUF2804 domain-containing protein: MATHERERTEPGDLCRPDGRTLDPAALGWARRPLLRANLRGGWGRTKRWDYWAILAGDLAVAVTYADVDYLGIAAVWWAHLPSGRTGGRELTVPFARGLHLPEVPGHEPLRWEGRGLHLELTDDGDGTRLVGAWRERDGRAGLLDATVALPVGHESLDVVIPWSERRFQYTSKHQARPARGELVVGDQRTRFGGEHGEAWGVLDVGRGRWPYRTCWNWGGGAGRATGGAVVGLQLGGRWTEGTGSTENGILVDGRLTKVGEELEWAYEWDAPLRPWRVRAPGGGIDLTLAPIHDRHSRTNVLLLATEVHQVFGRWTGTVVTDEGDELRLAGIQGFAEESRSRW; this comes from the coding sequence ATGGCCACCCACGAGCGAGAGCGCACGGAGCCGGGCGACCTCTGCCGGCCCGATGGGCGCACCCTCGACCCGGCGGCGCTCGGATGGGCGCGTCGCCCGCTCCTCCGGGCGAACCTGCGGGGAGGGTGGGGTCGCACCAAGCGCTGGGACTACTGGGCGATCCTGGCCGGCGACCTGGCCGTCGCGGTGACGTACGCCGACGTCGACTACCTCGGGATCGCCGCGGTCTGGTGGGCCCACCTGCCGAGCGGGCGGACGGGCGGGCGGGAGCTGACGGTGCCGTTCGCACGCGGGCTCCACCTGCCCGAGGTGCCGGGCCACGAGCCGCTGCGCTGGGAGGGGCGGGGGCTGCACCTCGAGCTCACCGACGACGGGGACGGGACCCGCCTGGTGGGGGCCTGGCGGGAGCGGGACGGCCGTGCCGGCCTGCTGGACGCCACGGTCGCCCTGCCGGTCGGCCACGAGTCGCTCGACGTGGTGATCCCGTGGAGCGAGCGGCGGTTCCAGTACACGTCCAAGCACCAGGCCCGACCGGCGCGGGGCGAGCTGGTCGTCGGCGACCAGCGCACCCGGTTCGGCGGCGAGCACGGCGAGGCCTGGGGCGTGCTCGACGTGGGCCGGGGCCGGTGGCCGTACCGCACCTGCTGGAACTGGGGCGGCGGCGCCGGCCGGGCGACCGGCGGTGCGGTGGTCGGGCTCCAGCTCGGGGGGAGGTGGACGGAGGGCACCGGCTCCACCGAGAACGGGATCCTCGTCGACGGCCGGCTCACCAAGGTGGGCGAGGAGCTGGAGTGGGCGTACGAGTGGGACGCCCCGCTGCGTCCCTGGCGGGTGCGGGCGCCCGGTGGCGGCATCGACCTCACCCTGGCGCCGATCCACGACCGGCACTCGCGAACGAACGTGCTCCTGCTCGCCACCGAGGTCCACCAGGTGTTCGGGCGATGGACCGGTACCGTCGTCACCGACGAGGGCGACGAGCTCCGCCTCGCCGGCATCCAGGGCTTCGCCGAGGAGTCGCGCTCCCGCTGGTGA
- a CDS encoding alpha/beta fold hydrolase yields MASFELQHVAIHGHDVGYRTGGQGPVILLLHGIAGSSRTWREVMPALARDHTVLAPDLIGHGESAKPMGDYSLGAYASGMRDLLGVLGIARVTVVGHSFGGGVAMQLAYQHPECCERLVLVGSGGLGRQVSWLLRMFALPGFEYLMPLFFPPFLRDRGNDVGQVLHRRGVRSARVDEMWRAYASLADSPNRKAFLRTIRSVIDPGGQVVSAMDRLYLAAWMPTLIVWGDKDDIIPVAHAYAAHEAIPGSRLEVFEGSAHFPHAEQPERFVEVLSDFMATTEAGGHGPEYYRELLLVHEQPA; encoded by the coding sequence ATGGCGAGCTTCGAGCTGCAGCACGTGGCGATCCACGGCCACGACGTCGGCTACCGGACCGGTGGGCAGGGGCCCGTGATCCTGCTGCTCCACGGCATCGCGGGCAGCTCCCGCACCTGGCGAGAGGTGATGCCCGCGCTCGCCCGCGACCACACCGTGCTCGCCCCGGACCTCATCGGCCACGGCGAGTCGGCCAAACCCATGGGCGACTACTCCCTGGGCGCCTACGCCAGCGGCATGCGCGACCTCCTGGGCGTGCTCGGCATCGCCCGGGTGACGGTGGTCGGCCACTCCTTCGGGGGCGGCGTCGCCATGCAGCTCGCCTACCAGCACCCCGAGTGCTGCGAGCGCCTCGTGCTGGTCGGCAGCGGCGGCCTGGGCCGCCAGGTGAGCTGGCTGCTGCGGATGTTCGCCCTGCCCGGCTTCGAGTACCTGATGCCCCTCTTCTTCCCCCCCTTCCTGCGCGACCGGGGGAACGACGTCGGCCAGGTCCTGCACCGCCGGGGGGTCCGGTCGGCCCGCGTCGACGAGATGTGGCGGGCCTACGCCTCGCTCGCCGACTCCCCGAACCGCAAGGCATTCCTGCGCACGATCCGCTCCGTCATCGACCCCGGCGGGCAGGTGGTGAGCGCCATGGACCGGCTGTACCTGGCCGCCTGGATGCCCACCCTGATCGTGTGGGGCGACAAGGACGACATCATCCCCGTCGCCCACGCCTACGCGGCCCACGAGGCGATCCCCGGCAGCCGCCTCGAGGTCTTCGAGGGCTCGGCCCACTTCCCCCACGCCGAGCAGCCCGAGCGCTTCGTCGAGGTGCTGTCGGACTTCATGGCGACCACCGAGGCCGGCGGGCACGGCCCCGAGTACTACCGCGAGCTCCTGCTCGTGCACGAGCAGCCGGCCTGA
- a CDS encoding acyltransferase, which yields MDGPDRPSLARLVEATPVSRDRLVDFLRAASIVVVVLGHWLIATVVRQGQDGDLVGENALVAMRWLQPATWGFQVMPVFFVVGGFSNARSLAGARTTVRSYLVRRIDRLLRPTLLFVAVWLGLAAILGATAIPDRTVAEAAKVAAQPLWFLAVYLVVVALAPGQLAVHRRHPWLALVALPAVVVGLDVCRFSDTAAWLALANYVAVFLFAQELGFHDADGMADRVSGRRAAAGAVASGGVLLVLTALGPYPVSMVGLPGDAVSNMSPPTVCVLVLTVLQCSVLLLVRPGLQRWLRRPMVWGATIAVNLVVLTLFLWHLTAFVAASAGLVGLGVPLEEAGTPGWWVTKALWIGCSALVLAALVAVASPVERRSGREPAAAPPPVWLLVVAVLLAVRGLAGLAWSGFDDVLTPAGRAVFTTRVSPLAAGVLVAVGWLVSRPLPVRRRGARSPRRGRRSPAPGAPSASA from the coding sequence GTGGACGGCCCTGACCGGCCCTCGTTGGCGCGCCTGGTCGAGGCCACACCCGTCAGCCGCGACCGCCTGGTCGACTTCCTCCGTGCCGCCAGCATCGTCGTGGTGGTGCTGGGCCACTGGCTGATCGCCACGGTCGTCCGCCAGGGCCAGGACGGGGACCTGGTCGGCGAGAACGCGCTGGTGGCCATGCGATGGCTGCAGCCGGCGACGTGGGGGTTCCAGGTGATGCCGGTCTTCTTCGTGGTCGGTGGGTTCTCCAACGCCCGCTCGCTCGCCGGTGCGCGCACCACGGTCCGCTCCTACCTGGTGCGCAGGATCGATCGACTGCTGCGACCGACGCTGCTCTTCGTCGCGGTGTGGCTCGGGCTGGCCGCGATCCTGGGCGCCACGGCGATCCCGGACCGCACCGTGGCCGAGGCGGCCAAGGTCGCGGCGCAGCCCCTGTGGTTCCTGGCCGTGTACCTCGTCGTGGTGGCGCTGGCCCCGGGCCAGCTGGCGGTGCACCGTCGCCACCCCTGGCTGGCCCTGGTCGCCCTCCCGGCCGTCGTGGTCGGTCTCGACGTCTGCCGGTTCTCGGACACCGCAGCGTGGCTCGCCCTCGCCAACTACGTGGCCGTCTTCCTGTTCGCCCAGGAGCTGGGGTTCCACGACGCCGACGGCATGGCCGACCGGGTGAGCGGTCGGCGTGCCGCCGCCGGTGCCGTGGCGTCCGGCGGCGTCCTGCTGGTGCTGACGGCGCTCGGCCCGTACCCGGTGAGCATGGTGGGGCTGCCGGGGGACGCGGTGTCGAACATGAGCCCGCCGACGGTGTGCGTGCTGGTCCTGACGGTGCTCCAGTGCAGCGTCCTGCTGCTGGTGCGGCCCGGCCTGCAGCGCTGGCTCCGGCGGCCGATGGTCTGGGGCGCCACGATCGCGGTGAACCTGGTGGTGCTCACGCTGTTCCTCTGGCACCTCACCGCCTTCGTCGCCGCCTCGGCGGGGCTGGTCGGCCTGGGCGTGCCCCTCGAGGAGGCCGGCACCCCCGGTTGGTGGGTCACCAAGGCGCTGTGGATCGGGTGCTCTGCCCTGGTGCTCGCGGCCCTGGTGGCCGTCGCCTCGCCGGTCGAGCGGCGCAGCGGGAGGGAGCCGGCGGCGGCGCCCCCGCCGGTGTGGCTGCTGGTGGTCGCGGTGCTGCTGGCCGTTCGGGGGCTGGCCGGCCTGGCGTGGAGCGGGTTCGACGACGTGCTCACCCCGGCCGGCCGGGCCGTGTTCACCACGCGCGTCAGCCCGCTCGCCGCAGGCGTCCTGGTGGCCGTGGGCTGGCTGGTCAGCCGGCCCCTGCCCGTCAGGCGTAGAGGCGCTCGATCTCCTCGGCGTGGGCGGCGATCACCCGCGCCCGGCGCACCTTCAGCGTCGGCGTGA
- a CDS encoding long-chain fatty acid--CoA ligase, whose protein sequence is MREVTGAGTIELGDHEHLLEPVLARARRNPGRPMLAYRSGDRFAEVSTAEVVGRARALARGLLGVGVRPGDRVALMSHTRYEWVLVDYGILAAGAVTVPIYETSSAEQIEWILADSGAVALVVETPEMRALHEKVAAGTPDCREVFVMDDGGLDLLADRGAGLPDAAIDERIAAIRIDDPATIVYTSGTTGRPKGCLLTHRNLRSNARQTLDAVADMVVDDDRGILFLPLAHSLTKVNFLVGAERGLVTAFATDLAHLPEELPLAQPTLFTGVPRVFEKVFNGAQHKAHHEGKGRIFDLAASVASRWSSQAASGRVRPPTQLAHGVFDRLVYRRIRDAFGGGMRFAFSGGGPLGERLTHFYNGVGVKVLEGYGLTETSPTLTVNTARAWKPGTVGRPVAGTTIRIADDGEVLAKGPQVFPGYWNNADATAEVFTDDGWFCTGDVGEIDGDGFLRITGRKKDLIVTAAGKNVAPAPLEDRIRAHPLVSQALVVGEGRPYIAALVTLDADAVADWATAHGHPGTTTADLLDDAALHAEIQRAIEDANASVSHAEAVKRFTVLPRDLLLEADELTPTLKVRRARVIAAHAEEIERLYA, encoded by the coding sequence ATGCGAGAGGTGACGGGGGCGGGCACGATCGAGCTCGGCGACCACGAGCACCTGCTGGAGCCCGTCCTGGCACGGGCCCGCCGGAACCCGGGACGGCCGATGCTCGCCTACCGGTCGGGCGACCGGTTCGCCGAGGTGTCCACCGCGGAGGTGGTGGGGCGCGCCCGCGCCCTGGCGCGCGGGCTGCTCGGCGTCGGCGTGCGGCCCGGGGACCGGGTGGCCCTGATGAGCCACACCCGCTACGAGTGGGTGCTGGTCGACTACGGCATCCTCGCCGCAGGGGCGGTCACGGTGCCGATCTACGAGACGTCGTCGGCCGAGCAGATCGAGTGGATCCTGGCTGACTCCGGCGCCGTGGCCCTGGTCGTGGAGACGCCGGAGATGCGGGCGCTCCACGAGAAGGTGGCCGCGGGCACGCCCGACTGCCGGGAGGTGTTCGTGATGGACGACGGCGGGCTCGACCTGCTGGCCGATCGTGGCGCCGGCCTGCCGGACGCAGCCATCGACGAGCGGATCGCCGCCATCCGAATCGACGACCCGGCGACGATCGTCTACACGTCGGGCACCACCGGCCGGCCGAAGGGGTGTCTGCTCACGCACCGGAACCTGCGCAGCAACGCCCGCCAGACGCTGGACGCGGTGGCCGACATGGTGGTCGACGACGACCGCGGCATCCTCTTCCTGCCCCTCGCCCACTCCCTCACCAAGGTCAACTTCCTCGTCGGTGCCGAGCGGGGGCTCGTGACGGCGTTCGCCACCGACCTGGCGCACCTCCCCGAGGAGCTGCCGCTGGCCCAGCCCACGCTCTTCACGGGCGTGCCCCGGGTGTTCGAGAAGGTCTTCAACGGGGCGCAGCACAAGGCCCACCACGAGGGCAAGGGGCGGATCTTCGACCTCGCCGCCAGCGTGGCCAGCCGCTGGTCGTCCCAGGCGGCCTCGGGGCGGGTGCGCCCCCCGACCCAGCTGGCGCACGGCGTCTTCGACCGGCTCGTCTACCGGCGGATCCGCGACGCCTTCGGCGGCGGCATGCGCTTCGCCTTCTCCGGCGGTGGGCCCTTGGGCGAGCGGCTCACGCACTTCTACAACGGCGTGGGCGTGAAGGTGCTCGAGGGCTACGGCCTCACCGAGACCAGCCCCACGCTCACCGTGAACACGGCCCGGGCCTGGAAGCCCGGAACCGTCGGGCGCCCCGTCGCGGGGACCACGATCCGGATCGCCGACGACGGCGAGGTGCTGGCCAAGGGACCACAGGTGTTCCCCGGCTACTGGAACAACGCCGACGCCACCGCCGAGGTGTTCACCGACGACGGCTGGTTCTGCACGGGCGACGTGGGCGAGATCGACGGCGACGGCTTCCTGCGCATCACGGGCCGCAAGAAGGACCTCATCGTGACGGCTGCCGGCAAGAACGTCGCCCCGGCGCCGCTCGAGGACCGCATCCGGGCCCACCCGCTGGTGAGCCAGGCGCTGGTGGTCGGCGAGGGCCGCCCCTACATCGCCGCCCTCGTCACCCTCGACGCCGATGCCGTGGCCGACTGGGCCACGGCGCACGGGCACCCCGGCACCACGACGGCCGACCTGCTCGACGACGCCGCCCTCCATGCCGAGATCCAGCGGGCCATCGAGGACGCCAACGCGTCCGTCTCCCACGCCGAGGCGGTCAAGCGCTTCACCGTGCTGCCACGGGACCTGCTCCTCGAGGCCGACGAGCTCACGCCGACGCTGAAGGTGCGCCGGGCGCGGGTGATCGCCGCCCACGCCGAGGAGATCGAGCGCCTCTACGCCTGA
- a CDS encoding class I SAM-dependent methyltransferase, whose amino-acid sequence MGLYRHHVLPRLVELACGTPELRRFRAEALAGLRGRVVEIGFGSGLNVPVYPDEVELVYAVEPALTARKLAAERVAASPIPVEHVGLDGQSIPLDDHSCDAALSTFTLCTIPDVQRALAEVRRVLRPGGTLHFLEHGLSPEPGVAAWQRRIEPLQKRLADGCHLTRAPAALVEQAGFELVSVQERYASGPKPWSWMTLGVATSPA is encoded by the coding sequence GTGGGTCTGTATCGCCATCACGTCCTGCCGCGGCTCGTCGAGCTCGCCTGCGGCACGCCCGAGCTGCGCCGCTTCCGGGCCGAGGCGCTCGCCGGGCTACGGGGCCGCGTGGTCGAGATCGGCTTCGGCTCCGGGCTGAACGTCCCCGTCTACCCGGACGAGGTCGAGCTGGTCTACGCGGTGGAGCCGGCGCTCACGGCCCGCAAGCTGGCCGCCGAGCGCGTGGCGGCCTCGCCGATCCCTGTCGAGCACGTGGGGCTCGACGGCCAGTCGATCCCTCTCGACGACCACTCGTGCGACGCCGCCCTGTCCACCTTCACGCTGTGCACGATCCCCGACGTGCAGCGGGCCCTCGCCGAGGTCCGCCGAGTGCTGCGCCCCGGTGGCACGCTCCACTTCCTCGAGCACGGCCTCTCCCCGGAGCCCGGCGTGGCCGCGTGGCAGCGGCGCATCGAGCCGCTGCAGAAGCGCCTGGCCGACGGCTGCCACCTCACCCGAGCGCCGGCGGCGCTGGTCGAGCAGGCCGGCTTCGAGCTCGTCTCGGTGCAGGAGCGGTACGCCTCGGGCCCCAAGCCGTGGAGCTGGATGACCCTGGGCGTGGCCACCTCTCCCGCCTGA
- a CDS encoding ATP-binding cassette domain-containing protein — protein MIEARGLTKRFGATVAVDDLSFEVQPGVVTGFLGPNGSGKSTTMRLLLGLDHADAGTGTFGGRPYRSLTNPLREVGGLLDASYAHPGRSARNHLRWLATVARLPTARVDEVLGMVGLAEVADRKVGGYSLGMRQRLGLAGALLGDPATLLLDEPANGLDPEGIRWIRTFLERLAAQGRTVFVSSHLLAEMSLMADSLIVIGRGRLIHSGDVAGFVGRFTPSSVRVQSPGAAALAQALRAAGAVVDEHGSTLHVTGLDAPAVGAIARRDGVELHELTTVTASLEDAFIEVTRGDQEFRGASP, from the coding sequence GTGATCGAGGCACGCGGCCTCACCAAGCGGTTCGGCGCCACGGTGGCGGTGGACGACCTCTCGTTCGAGGTGCAGCCCGGCGTCGTCACCGGCTTCCTGGGCCCGAACGGCTCCGGCAAGAGCACCACGATGCGGCTGCTGCTCGGCCTCGACCACGCCGACGCCGGGACGGGCACGTTCGGCGGGCGTCCGTACCGCTCGCTCACGAACCCGCTGCGCGAGGTCGGGGGTCTCCTCGACGCCTCGTACGCGCACCCCGGCCGCAGCGCCCGGAACCACCTGCGCTGGCTGGCCACGGTCGCCCGGCTGCCCACGGCGCGCGTCGACGAGGTGCTCGGCATGGTCGGCCTCGCCGAGGTGGCCGATCGCAAGGTCGGTGGGTACTCGCTCGGCATGCGCCAGCGGCTCGGCCTGGCCGGCGCCCTGCTCGGCGACCCGGCCACCCTCCTGCTCGACGAGCCGGCCAACGGCCTCGACCCCGAGGGCATCCGCTGGATCCGCACGTTCCTCGAGCGCCTCGCCGCGCAGGGTCGCACGGTGTTCGTGTCGAGCCACCTGCTCGCCGAGATGTCGCTGATGGCCGACTCGCTCATCGTGATCGGCCGGGGCCGGCTCATCCACAGCGGCGACGTCGCCGGCTTCGTCGGCCGCTTCACGCCGTCCTCCGTGCGGGTGCAGTCGCCGGGCGCGGCCGCCCTCGCCCAGGCGCTGCGCGCGGCCGGCGCCGTCGTCGACGAGCACGGCTCGACGCTGCACGTCACCGGCCTCGATGCCCCGGCAGTCGGGGCGATCGCCCGGCGCGACGGCGTCGAGCTCCACGAGCTCACCACGGTGACGGCCTCGCTGGAGGACGCCTTCATCGAGGTCACGAGGGGCGACCAGGAGTTCCGGGGGGCCTCGCCGTGA
- a CDS encoding AAA family ATPase, whose product MTTWDERQYEREYAAWEPYDDVPPPGDNGDRYDDTAPATSWAAVDLTDALDGGDLPGPAVLARSDGTNLLYRGRVHWFMGESESCKSWAAMAGAAQVVAAGGRVLWVDFEDDERGVVARLYALGLTREQIAAHFVYVRPDEPLADRHGLPTGAAVDLAGHLAQPWDLVVIDGVTEAMVTEGLDLMSNADVARWMRALPRRFAEQGAAVVCIDHVTKSADTRGRYAIGGQHKLAGISGAAFRFDTVRPFARPVGSDPSTGTVTVHVTKDRPGHVRGAAVDGVAAVLDLTGWPDGAVTVAVDPPGEVTADMAVVAKVLDYLSAYDGSSKNAIEKGLGGNANAVRTALRWMVDRLWLTVEKVGQGHYHYLTDLGRAEL is encoded by the coding sequence GTGACCACCTGGGACGAACGCCAGTACGAGCGCGAGTACGCCGCCTGGGAGCCCTACGACGACGTGCCCCCGCCGGGCGACAACGGCGACCGCTACGACGACACCGCCCCCGCCACGTCGTGGGCCGCCGTCGACCTCACCGACGCCCTCGACGGCGGAGACCTCCCCGGCCCCGCCGTGCTCGCCCGCAGCGACGGCACCAACCTGCTCTACCGCGGCCGCGTCCACTGGTTCATGGGCGAATCCGAGTCGTGCAAGTCGTGGGCCGCGATGGCCGGCGCCGCCCAGGTCGTCGCCGCCGGCGGCCGGGTCCTGTGGGTCGACTTCGAGGACGACGAACGCGGGGTCGTCGCCCGCCTCTACGCCCTCGGCCTCACCCGAGAGCAGATAGCCGCCCACTTCGTGTACGTCCGACCCGACGAACCGCTCGCTGACCGGCACGGCCTGCCCACCGGCGCCGCCGTCGACCTCGCCGGCCACCTCGCCCAGCCGTGGGACCTCGTCGTCATCGACGGCGTCACCGAGGCGATGGTCACCGAAGGGCTCGACCTGATGTCGAACGCCGACGTGGCCCGCTGGATGCGGGCCCTACCCCGCCGGTTCGCCGAGCAGGGCGCCGCCGTCGTCTGCATCGACCACGTCACCAAGAGCGCCGACACCCGCGGCCGCTACGCCATCGGCGGCCAGCACAAGCTCGCCGGCATCTCAGGCGCAGCGTTCAGGTTCGACACCGTCCGACCGTTCGCCCGTCCCGTCGGCTCCGACCCCAGCACCGGCACCGTCACCGTCCACGTCACCAAGGACCGTCCCGGCCACGTACGAGGCGCCGCGGTCGACGGGGTCGCCGCCGTGCTCGACCTCACCGGCTGGCCCGACGGGGCAGTCACCGTCGCCGTCGACCCGCCCGGCGAGGTCACCGCCGACATGGCCGTCGTCGCCAAGGTCCTCGACTACCTCTCCGCCTACGACGGGTCGTCGAAGAACGCGATCGAGAAGGGGCTGGGCGGCAACGCCAACGCCGTCCGCACCGCGCTGCGGTGGATGGTCGACCGCCTGTGGCTCACCGTCGAGAAGGTCGGACAGGGCCACTACCACTACCTCACCGACCTTGGCCGGGCCGAGCTGTGA
- a CDS encoding ParB/RepB/Spo0J family partition protein has product MAGRGAAPAPVVSRDTIPVGLVDLDPGQPRSHVDEHDLAELAASMDATGLAQPILVRPTGGRFVVVAGERRLRAARSLGWQAIPAVVRDVPADDVPYMQLVENLQRQGLTATEEARAYRRALDAGMSQADLARRIGKDRSYVAQKLRLLDLPATVLHLVARRHLTEGHARQLLRIRSLYGDATEPYKAPTLDQLDEDNVWAYAFMLWARPCDAPKGYAPTMSMMAGPDAGHLTGAVRSQAAAWAGRAEVPTWEVLASAWALIAAACEMPVKLLDQAIDEWFDMLGAALYWTRGSTVAERPQAAAPSPGGWQARRAASRGQLRTDMGDGFMSDLRHARIPTSMTFGEWRSLTGRAARLEDACEVVALLPSTFQPWGWRDGDAGELLLALDPDA; this is encoded by the coding sequence GTGGCCGGCCGCGGCGCCGCTCCCGCCCCGGTGGTGTCTCGTGACACCATCCCGGTCGGCCTCGTCGACCTCGACCCCGGCCAACCACGCTCCCACGTCGATGAGCACGACCTGGCCGAGCTGGCCGCGTCGATGGACGCCACCGGCCTCGCCCAGCCCATCCTCGTACGGCCGACCGGCGGCCGGTTCGTGGTCGTCGCCGGTGAGCGCCGGCTGCGCGCCGCCCGCTCCCTCGGCTGGCAGGCCATCCCCGCCGTCGTGCGCGACGTGCCCGCCGACGACGTGCCCTACATGCAGCTCGTCGAGAACCTGCAACGGCAGGGGCTCACCGCCACCGAGGAGGCCCGCGCCTACCGCCGGGCGCTCGACGCAGGCATGTCGCAGGCCGACCTCGCCCGGCGCATCGGCAAGGACCGCTCCTACGTGGCGCAGAAGCTGCGGCTGCTCGACCTGCCCGCCACGGTGCTGCACCTCGTCGCCCGCCGGCACCTCACCGAAGGCCACGCCCGCCAGCTCCTCCGCATCCGCAGCCTGTACGGCGACGCGACCGAGCCGTACAAGGCGCCGACCCTCGACCAGCTCGACGAGGACAACGTGTGGGCCTACGCGTTCATGCTGTGGGCCCGCCCGTGCGACGCCCCGAAGGGCTACGCCCCGACGATGAGCATGATGGCCGGGCCCGACGCTGGGCACCTGACCGGCGCGGTGCGCTCCCAGGCCGCCGCGTGGGCCGGCCGGGCCGAGGTGCCGACCTGGGAGGTGCTGGCGTCGGCGTGGGCACTCATCGCCGCCGCCTGCGAGATGCCGGTCAAGCTGCTCGACCAGGCCATCGACGAGTGGTTCGACATGCTCGGCGCCGCCCTGTATTGGACGCGGGGGTCCACTGTGGCCGAGCGGCCCCAGGCCGCCGCACCCAGCCCCGGCGGCTGGCAGGCACGCCGCGCCGCCAGCCGCGGCCAGCTCCGCACCGACATGGGCGACGGCTTCATGTCCGACCTGCGCCACGCCCGCATCCCCACCAGCATGACGTTCGGGGAGTGGCGCTCGCTGACCGGCCGGGCGGCCCGCCTGGAGGACGCCTGCGAGGTCGTCGCGCTTCTCCCCTCGACGTTTCAGCCTTGGGGGTGGCGCGACGGAGACGCCGGCGAGCTGCTGCTGGCGCTGGACCCTGACGCATGA
- a CDS encoding DNA-binding protein: MTPRQLVTIPQAVEARPWLTERYLRRLVAERRLPYHKVAGRLLFDLADLDAHAEEHRVEPAPRGRLRLARPA; this comes from the coding sequence GTGACGCCCCGCCAGCTCGTCACCATCCCGCAGGCCGTCGAGGCCCGCCCGTGGCTCACCGAGCGGTACCTCCGCCGGCTCGTGGCCGAGCGCCGCCTCCCCTACCACAAGGTCGCCGGTCGGCTCCTGTTCGACCTGGCCGACCTCGACGCCCACGCCGAGGAGCACCGCGTCGAGCCCGCCCCACGCGGACGCCTACGCCTCGCCCGCCCCGCCTGA
- a CDS encoding helix-turn-helix transcriptional regulator, translated as MTTSTEHARALADVRHATTSGQARAIRLAARLSLSEVGAACGVDTSTVHRWEHAQRLPRGDAALRYLALLRQLDQAAA; from the coding sequence ATGACCACGAGCACCGAGCACGCCCGAGCCCTGGCCGACGTGCGCCACGCCACCACCTCCGGCCAGGCCCGCGCCATCCGCCTCGCCGCCCGTCTCAGTCTCTCCGAGGTCGGCGCCGCCTGCGGGGTCGACACCAGCACCGTCCACCGCTGGGAGCACGCCCAGCGCCTCCCCCGCGGCGACGCCGCCCTCCGCTACCTCGCCCTCCTCCGCCAGCTCGACCAGGCCGCCGCGTGA
- a CDS encoding site-specific integrase yields the protein MPRGAGSLRRLPSGVWQARYRDAFGQRQTAPHTFATREAALNWLDDQATDRRRGAWVDPAGGRVLLDDYAARWVDTRRNRKGEPLRATTAALYRDLLRLHVAPALGGVALGDLTPEAVRAWHAGLPGATVPAKCYRLLRAVLATAVDDGLIYRNPCKVVGGGAEASPERPIPTVPEVWALAGAVDGRWRALVLTAAFCSLRWGELVYLRRRHVDLLHGTIRVEGSVAEVGGRLVEQAPKSDAGVRTVAVPAVLAAELEAHLASYAEPGPDGRVFVGAKGATPRRANFSPVWDRARRQVGRPDLHLHDLRHAGATWAAQAGATTAELMARIGHSSPRAALRYQHATAERDRALAGRLDGLLREEAKAGQEGGQVVALAAAAAMPAGRRGRDRGTIGARTPSG from the coding sequence CTGCCCCGTGGCGCCGGGTCGCTGCGGCGGCTCCCGTCGGGCGTCTGGCAGGCCCGCTACCGCGACGCGTTCGGGCAGCGGCAGACAGCCCCGCACACGTTCGCCACCCGGGAGGCGGCCCTCAACTGGCTCGACGACCAGGCGACCGACCGCCGCCGGGGCGCGTGGGTCGACCCGGCCGGCGGCCGGGTGCTCCTCGACGACTACGCGGCCCGCTGGGTCGACACGCGCCGCAACCGCAAGGGCGAACCGCTGCGGGCCACGACCGCCGCCCTCTACCGCGACCTCCTGCGGCTCCACGTCGCCCCCGCGCTCGGGGGCGTCGCCCTGGGCGACCTCACCCCCGAGGCGGTGCGGGCCTGGCACGCCGGGCTCCCCGGGGCGACCGTCCCGGCGAAGTGCTATCGGCTCCTGCGGGCCGTCCTCGCCACCGCGGTCGACGACGGGCTCATCTACCGGAACCCGTGCAAGGTCGTCGGCGGCGGCGCCGAGGCGTCACCAGAGCGGCCCATCCCGACGGTGCCCGAAGTGTGGGCGCTCGCCGGCGCGGTCGACGGCCGGTGGCGGGCGCTCGTTCTCACCGCTGCGTTCTGCTCGCTCCGCTGGGGCGAGCTGGTGTACCTGCGGCGCCGGCACGTCGACCTCCTGCACGGCACCATCCGCGTCGAAGGGTCCGTCGCGGAGGTCGGCGGGCGGCTGGTCGAGCAGGCACCGAAGTCGGACGCCGGGGTGCGGACGGTGGCAGTGCCGGCGGTGCTGGCCGCCGAGCTGGAGGCGCACCTCGCCAGCTACGCCGAGCCGGGCCCCGACGGCCGCGTGTTCGTCGGCGCGAAGGGCGCCACGCCGCGGCGAGCCAACTTCTCGCCGGTGTGGGACCGGGCCCGACGGCAGGTCGGCCGGCCCGACCTCCACCTTCACGACCTGCGCCACGCCGGGGCGACCTGGGCGGCGCAGGCGGGAGCCACGACCGCCGAGCTCATGGCCCGCATCGGGCACTCGTCGCCCCGTGCGGCGCTCCGCTACCAGCACGCCACCGCCGAACGGGACCGGGCCCTCGCCGGGCGGCTCGACGGCCTGCTCCGCGAGGAGGCAAAGGCCGGTCAGGAAGGCGGCCAGGTCGTCGCCCTCGCGGCCGCTGCGGCTATGCCGGCGGGACGAAGGGGACGCGATCGGGGCACGATCGGGGCACGAACCCCGTCAGGCTGA